A genome region from Candidatus Zixiibacteriota bacterium includes the following:
- a CDS encoding GAF domain-containing protein, protein MTRSTTTLRRAQALLRLAFSTARPRRRRGRLVRQYFLIFVALTAGGLIASGLLEIYFRYHESREEIGLRQAQVAGRVAADIAAYFLQIEKEMKIASTNRAIANRRFSAEYKFELMKLLSVTPAITDLVAIDERGEARIRVSRFHVVPPEAEADYSKASGFLQARQGVTFFSPVFFADDSDPYITVAVAVERFPGSVIGVLEATVSLRYVGELIRDLKVGKTGSAYVVSRSGDIVAHSESGVVPQRRRAGSLEQVKRALQPAPFILQPQTLVSRDIDGRRVLSAYAYLPGLDWAVIVERPLAEAYVPLYASVARTSTLLFFGLGIALLASVVVARRVVRPLEALRRGVETIGRGNLDHRLEIKTGDEIEILAEAFNRMVGDLKKSYQRLEDQVAQRTRELSALFDITATATRSLDVEPVLGEVTAKIKEIFGLDATTIYLFSGERETLSLKARFGDTLEFPSELRVGQGLLGKVVESGEPLIFEDIQREPRYDRLSRTRRSKEAGYRFLALFPVRAKGGVVGAISSHARGPRSFTPGEVRLIVAMADQIGVAIENLTLFEEVKAKTEAHEQANRELVDALARQTAVAEVLRVMAASPLNSQALLDSITAHVVRLARATGGVIRLLEEQGLVFVSHCREEGSRLEELQKLPPRPDEDSATTRAIREGRPVQIVDIANVGPDFRGPVPQTPARTVMAAPMFREGAPVGAIVVYRDVVEPFSESEIELAATFADEAAVALENVRLFRELQARTAELARSNRELQATNRRLQELDQLRSRFVSSVSHELRTPLTAIQGMAENMLDGIVGPLNRQQLRYAGDIKDSAERLARLIDDLLDLSVIEVGRIELRRARFPIGDLIAEVAAALTPLANEKRVRLSVAPAAHGLRGWADRDKIVQVLTNLIGNALKFTPPEGRVTVGARRAEDGWVELSVSDTGPGIPPQEIEKIFLEFYKIDRNGSRGVGLGLAISKKLVELHGGRIWVQSREESGSTFFFTLPAAGNTE, encoded by the coding sequence ATGACGAGGTCGACGACAACCCTGCGCCGGGCCCAGGCGCTTTTGCGGCTGGCGTTTTCTACCGCGAGACCGAGGCGCCGCCGGGGAAGGCTGGTTCGCCAGTATTTCCTGATTTTCGTCGCGCTGACGGCCGGCGGATTGATCGCAAGCGGACTGCTCGAAATCTACTTCCGTTACCACGAGAGCCGAGAAGAGATCGGGCTCAGGCAGGCCCAGGTAGCCGGACGGGTGGCGGCCGATATCGCCGCTTACTTCCTTCAGATCGAGAAGGAGATGAAAATCGCCAGCACGAATCGGGCGATCGCGAACCGCCGTTTTTCCGCGGAATACAAATTTGAGCTGATGAAGCTTTTGTCGGTGACCCCCGCCATTACCGACCTCGTGGCGATCGACGAAAGGGGGGAAGCGCGAATCCGTGTGTCGCGCTTCCACGTGGTCCCTCCGGAGGCAGAGGCCGACTACTCCAAAGCCTCCGGGTTCCTTCAGGCACGGCAAGGAGTCACGTTCTTCAGCCCCGTCTTCTTTGCCGACGACAGCGATCCGTACATCACCGTCGCGGTGGCCGTCGAGCGTTTTCCGGGCAGCGTGATCGGGGTGCTCGAAGCGACCGTGAGCCTCCGGTATGTCGGCGAGCTCATTCGCGACCTCAAGGTCGGGAAGACCGGCTCGGCCTACGTGGTCAGCCGCTCGGGCGACATCGTCGCCCATTCCGAGAGCGGCGTGGTCCCGCAGCGCCGCCGGGCCGGCTCGCTCGAGCAGGTCAAGCGGGCGCTGCAGCCCGCGCCGTTCATTCTGCAGCCGCAAACGCTCGTCTCCCGCGACATCGACGGCCGGCGCGTGCTGAGCGCGTACGCTTACCTGCCGGGCCTGGACTGGGCGGTGATCGTCGAGCGACCTCTGGCGGAAGCCTACGTTCCCCTGTACGCCTCGGTGGCGCGGACCTCGACGCTGTTGTTCTTCGGACTGGGGATCGCGTTGCTCGCCAGCGTCGTCGTGGCGCGACGGGTCGTTCGTCCGCTGGAGGCGCTGCGCCGCGGAGTGGAAACGATCGGCCGCGGGAACCTGGACCATCGCCTGGAGATCAAGACCGGGGATGAGATCGAGATACTGGCGGAAGCCTTCAACCGGATGGTCGGCGACCTCAAGAAATCCTACCAGCGCCTCGAAGATCAGGTCGCACAGCGGACTCGGGAGCTCTCGGCGTTGTTCGATATCACCGCGACCGCGACTCGATCTCTGGACGTCGAGCCCGTGCTCGGAGAGGTGACGGCCAAGATCAAGGAGATTTTCGGATTGGACGCGACGACGATCTATCTCTTCAGCGGCGAGCGCGAGACGTTGTCGCTCAAGGCGAGGTTCGGAGACACGCTGGAGTTCCCGAGCGAGCTGCGGGTCGGGCAAGGTCTTCTGGGGAAGGTCGTCGAGTCGGGCGAGCCTCTGATCTTCGAAGACATCCAGCGGGAGCCGCGTTATGACCGGCTGAGCCGCACGCGCAGGAGCAAGGAGGCCGGATACCGGTTCCTGGCGCTCTTTCCGGTCCGGGCGAAAGGGGGGGTGGTCGGCGCCATCTCGTCGCACGCGCGCGGACCGCGAAGCTTCACGCCCGGAGAGGTCCGGTTGATCGTCGCGATGGCGGACCAGATCGGCGTGGCGATCGAAAACCTCACCCTCTTCGAAGAGGTGAAAGCCAAGACGGAGGCCCACGAGCAGGCCAACCGCGAGCTGGTCGACGCCCTGGCGCGGCAAACGGCGGTGGCGGAAGTGTTGCGCGTCATGGCGGCCTCGCCGCTCAACAGCCAGGCGCTGCTCGACTCGATCACCGCCCATGTGGTGAGGCTTGCCCGGGCGACAGGCGGCGTGATCCGGCTTCTCGAGGAGCAGGGATTGGTGTTCGTGTCCCACTGTCGGGAGGAGGGCTCGCGGCTGGAAGAGCTGCAGAAGCTGCCCCCGCGGCCGGACGAGGACAGCGCGACCACCCGGGCTATCCGCGAGGGGCGGCCGGTGCAGATCGTCGACATCGCCAACGTCGGTCCGGATTTTCGCGGGCCGGTGCCGCAGACGCCGGCCCGCACCGTCATGGCCGCCCCCATGTTCCGCGAGGGAGCGCCTGTCGGCGCCATCGTCGTCTATCGCGACGTGGTCGAGCCGTTCAGCGAAAGCGAGATCGAGCTGGCCGCTACGTTTGCGGACGAGGCCGCCGTGGCCCTCGAGAACGTTCGCCTGTTTCGCGAGCTCCAGGCGCGCACGGCCGAGCTGGCGCGCTCGAACCGCGAGCTGCAGGCGACGAACCGGCGGCTCCAGGAGCTGGATCAGCTGCGATCGCGTTTCGTCTCCAGCGTCTCGCACGAGCTCAGGACGCCGCTGACCGCGATCCAGGGGATGGCGGAAAACATGCTGGACGGGATCGTCGGTCCGCTGAATCGCCAGCAGCTGCGCTACGCTGGGGACATCAAGGACAGCGCCGAACGGCTCGCCAGGCTGATCGACGACCTCCTGGATCTTTCGGTCATCGAGGTCGGACGGATCGAGCTTCGCCGGGCGCGATTCCCGATCGGGGACCTGATCGCCGAGGTCGCCGCCGCCCTGACGCCCCTGGCGAACGAGAAGAGGGTTCGTCTCTCGGTCGCTCCGGCCGCGCACGGGCTCCGCGGATGGGCAGATCGCGACAAGATCGTTCAGGTGCTCACCAACCTGATCGGGAATGCGCTGAAGTTCACTCCGCCCGAGGGGCGGGTGACCGTAGGAGCGCGGCGAGCGGAAGACGGCTGGGTGGAGCTGTCCGTGTCCGACACCGGGCCCGGGATTCCTCCGCAAGAGATCGAGAAGATTTTTCTCGAATTCTACAAGATCGACCGCAACGGCTCCCGCGGCGTGGGCCTCGGCCTCGCGATCTCCAAAAAACTGGTCGAGCTCCACGGCGGGAGAATCTGGGTACAGAGCCGGGAGGAAAGCGGCAGCACGTTCTTTTTCACGCTCCCCGCCGCCGGGAACACCGAATGA
- a CDS encoding ABC transporter substrate-binding protein, translating into MLASGRLRVFALLLVSASQLAIGPQKRLYRLALVIDERPVRVQPQEQGLRDGLEELGYTRGQNLAIDWIHGPEPERLRSAVSAYLAGHRADLLVTMGTLETKAALSSTSTVPILFVPAANPVLSGLVKSLASPGANATGLAFFTGPENVVKQIEVFKHVAPDMRRTLALSDVRDPASARIVDRIRLMVPRLGVELVHRPIEAMASAVAAVDALPRREHGWSVFTICSGLFKDLRALAAAALKQRRPFFGCNAFQVAEQDVFLSYAPDLYSIGYRAAWFADQIFRGTKPGSLSVERPARFDLSVNRRIASAIGLKIAPEVLMLADRVFD; encoded by the coding sequence ATGTTGGCATCCGGCCGTTTGCGCGTTTTTGCCCTGCTTTTGGTTTCGGCGAGCCAACTTGCGATCGGGCCCCAAAAACGGCTTTACCGTCTCGCGCTCGTCATCGACGAGCGCCCTGTCCGCGTCCAGCCGCAGGAACAGGGACTGCGCGACGGGCTGGAGGAACTGGGCTACACGCGAGGCCAGAATCTCGCGATCGACTGGATTCACGGGCCGGAGCCGGAGCGCCTGCGTTCCGCGGTTTCGGCCTATCTGGCCGGGCACAGGGCCGATTTGCTGGTGACGATGGGAACCCTCGAGACGAAGGCCGCGTTGAGCAGCACGTCGACCGTTCCGATCCTTTTTGTGCCGGCCGCCAATCCGGTTCTGTCGGGTCTGGTCAAGTCCCTGGCCTCGCCGGGAGCCAACGCGACCGGACTTGCGTTTTTCACCGGGCCCGAAAACGTCGTCAAGCAGATCGAAGTCTTCAAGCACGTGGCGCCCGACATGCGTCGGACCCTGGCCCTTTCCGACGTGCGGGACCCGGCATCGGCCCGGATCGTGGACAGGATCAGGCTCATGGTGCCGAGACTGGGGGTCGAGCTCGTCCATCGTCCGATCGAAGCGATGGCGAGCGCCGTCGCGGCGGTCGATGCGCTGCCCCGGCGGGAGCACGGCTGGAGCGTTTTTACGATCTGCTCCGGGTTGTTCAAGGATCTGAGGGCGCTCGCAGCAGCGGCCCTCAAACAGCGGCGGCCGTTCTTCGGCTGCAATGCGTTCCAGGTCGCGGAACAGGACGTGTTCCTCAGCTACGCGCCCGACCTCTATTCCATCGGCTACCGGGCGGCGTGGTTCGCCGACCAGATTTTCAGGGGAACGAAGCCCGGGAGCCTGTCGGTCGAGAGGCCCGCGAGGTTCGACCTGTCGGTCAATCGCAGGATCGCCTCCGCGATCGGCCTGAAGATCGCGCCGGAAGTCCTGATGCTGGCCGACAGGGTATTCGATTGA
- a CDS encoding sigma-54 dependent transcriptional regulator, with translation MDSSGETILVVDDDPYIATVLKDRLESLGYRVAVETEGVRALAAVERREPHLMLLDVEMPGMNGLDILRELRRRGRDFPVVMITAYGTVDRAVQAMKEGAYDFVSKPFKPGHLALVVQKAIEEQQLRREVQVLSEEIDRRYRLVMGKSPRMARAVDAAKKAADSKSTILLLGESGTGKELFARAIHGWSDRRGKPFVAINCVGLSRELLESELFGHERGAFTGAYQLKRGKIELAHGGTVFLDEIGDVSQELQTKLLRFLQEREFERVGGNDTIRVDVRIIAATNRDLEAAVKQGAFRQDLYYRINVVPIFLPPLRERKEDILPLAQYFVERFSKEAKKNIAEIAPAAAERLLGYDWPGNVRELANVIERAVVLGQGRKIQPQDLSPGFASTARSNHSEAQSYHEAVNGYRRDVIVQALARTQGNRAAAARLLGLERSYLLKLMKSFEIR, from the coding sequence ATGGATTCCTCTGGCGAGACCATCCTGGTCGTCGACGACGACCCTTACATCGCGACGGTCCTGAAGGACCGGCTGGAGTCGCTCGGTTATCGGGTGGCGGTGGAAACCGAAGGGGTGCGGGCGCTCGCCGCGGTCGAGCGGCGCGAGCCGCACCTGATGCTGCTGGATGTCGAGATGCCCGGGATGAACGGGCTCGATATTCTGAGGGAGCTCCGGCGCAGAGGGCGCGATTTTCCCGTCGTGATGATCACCGCGTACGGCACCGTCGACCGGGCCGTCCAGGCGATGAAGGAAGGGGCGTACGATTTCGTTTCCAAGCCTTTCAAGCCGGGCCACCTCGCGCTCGTGGTGCAAAAGGCGATCGAGGAGCAGCAGCTGCGACGCGAGGTGCAGGTGCTCTCCGAGGAGATCGACCGGCGCTACCGTTTGGTCATGGGCAAGAGCCCGAGAATGGCCAGGGCGGTCGACGCCGCTAAAAAGGCCGCGGACAGCAAAAGCACGATCCTCCTCCTGGGCGAAAGCGGTACGGGGAAAGAGCTCTTCGCGCGCGCGATTCACGGCTGGAGCGACCGGCGGGGCAAGCCTTTCGTCGCCATCAACTGCGTCGGGCTGTCCAGGGAGCTGCTCGAAAGCGAGCTTTTCGGTCACGAGCGCGGCGCCTTCACCGGCGCTTATCAGCTGAAGCGGGGCAAAATCGAGCTGGCCCACGGCGGCACGGTTTTCCTGGACGAGATCGGGGACGTCTCTCAGGAGCTGCAAACGAAGCTGCTGCGGTTCCTGCAGGAGCGCGAGTTCGAGCGCGTCGGCGGGAACGACACCATTCGCGTGGACGTCCGCATCATCGCCGCCACCAACCGGGACCTCGAGGCGGCGGTAAAGCAAGGGGCCTTCCGTCAGGATCTCTATTATCGCATCAACGTCGTCCCGATTTTCCTGCCGCCGCTCCGGGAAAGAAAAGAAGACATCCTGCCCCTTGCCCAGTATTTCGTGGAACGCTTCTCCAAAGAGGCGAAGAAAAATATCGCCGAAATCGCCCCGGCGGCCGCGGAAAGGCTGCTCGGCTACGACTGGCCCGGTAACGTGCGCGAGCTGGCGAACGTGATCGAGCGGGCGGTAGTGTTGGGGCAGGGGCGCAAAATACAACCGCAGGACCTCAGTCCCGGTTTTGCCTCGACCGCCCGATCGAACCATTCCGAAGCGCAATCCTATCACGAGGCGGTCAACGGCTATCGACGGGACGTGATCGTCCAGGCCCTGGCGCGCACGCAAGGAAATCGCGCCGCCGCCGCGCGGCTGCTCGGACTGGAACGAAGCTATTTGCTGAAGCTGATGAAGTCCTTCGAGATCCGGTGA
- a CDS encoding UbiD family decarboxylase, translated as MSEGSSAPQWRYGDLREWMREAEKLGELRTVRGASWQEEIGLAADVVVPRDDAPAVVFDEVPGCPRGFRLLVNVFGGRRRNMTLGFPDHLTKQELSEAYFEHYQKNPRYIAPEFVEDGPVLENVLTGEDVDVEKFPAPIWHVHDGGRYIGTGGYSVTMDPDERWINVGCYRAMIHDRRTVGMLIVPGKHGYMHREKYFGRGQRMPLALVVGGDPVLFFMAGTEHPYGVCEFDIAGGMRGRPVKLVRGRVTGLPFPADAEVVLEGFVSQEDRRREGPFGEWTGYYAGGASPQPVLHVEAIYHRNDPVLLGVPPLGGGSDEMARYRAVIRSAMLKRELANAGVPDVRQVWCHEVGASRMLHGIAIKQRYPGQAKQVGVLAASCGSTVYGCKFVIVVDDDVDVSNFEQLMWAMATRCDPATSMDILRRMRTSPADPRLTPEQRAMKDLTNSRVVIDATRPFEWADKFPRVNAPAPEVSRKAREKFGYLLE; from the coding sequence ATGAGCGAAGGGTCGAGCGCGCCGCAGTGGCGCTACGGCGACTTGCGCGAATGGATGCGCGAGGCCGAGAAGCTCGGCGAGCTGAGAACGGTTCGCGGAGCTTCGTGGCAGGAGGAGATCGGCCTCGCCGCCGACGTGGTGGTCCCGCGCGACGACGCGCCCGCCGTCGTGTTCGACGAGGTTCCCGGATGTCCGAGAGGGTTTCGGCTGCTGGTCAACGTGTTCGGCGGGCGGCGGCGCAACATGACGCTCGGATTTCCCGACCACCTGACCAAGCAGGAGCTGAGCGAAGCCTACTTCGAGCACTACCAGAAAAATCCACGGTACATCGCCCCGGAGTTCGTCGAGGACGGGCCGGTGCTCGAAAACGTGCTGACCGGCGAGGACGTCGACGTCGAAAAATTTCCGGCGCCGATCTGGCACGTTCACGACGGCGGGCGCTACATCGGCACCGGGGGATATTCGGTCACGATGGACCCGGACGAGCGGTGGATCAACGTCGGCTGCTACCGCGCCATGATCCACGATCGCAGGACCGTGGGCATGCTGATCGTGCCGGGCAAACACGGCTACATGCACCGGGAAAAATACTTCGGCCGCGGCCAGCGGATGCCGCTGGCGCTGGTCGTGGGCGGCGACCCGGTCCTGTTTTTCATGGCGGGTACCGAGCACCCTTACGGGGTGTGCGAATTCGACATCGCCGGCGGAATGCGCGGCCGGCCGGTCAAGCTCGTGCGCGGCCGGGTGACCGGTTTGCCGTTTCCGGCCGATGCCGAGGTCGTGCTCGAAGGGTTCGTGAGTCAGGAGGACCGGAGGCGGGAAGGGCCGTTCGGGGAGTGGACCGGCTACTACGCGGGAGGCGCGAGCCCGCAGCCGGTCCTGCACGTGGAAGCGATCTATCACCGCAACGATCCGGTGCTGCTCGGCGTGCCTCCGCTCGGGGGCGGATCGGACGAGATGGCGCGCTACCGCGCGGTGATCCGCTCGGCGATGCTCAAGCGCGAGCTGGCGAACGCCGGGGTGCCCGACGTCAGACAGGTTTGGTGCCACGAGGTGGGCGCGTCGCGGATGCTCCACGGGATCGCCATCAAGCAGCGCTACCCCGGACAGGCGAAACAGGTCGGCGTGCTGGCGGCGAGCTGCGGCTCGACGGTTTACGGCTGCAAGTTCGTCATCGTCGTCGACGACGACGTCGACGTGTCGAACTTCGAGCAGCTCATGTGGGCCATGGCGACCCGCTGCGATCCGGCGACCTCCATGGACATCCTGCGGCGCATGCGCACGTCGCCGGCGGACCCCCGGCTGACGCCCGAGCAACGGGCGATGAAGGATCTCACCAATTCGCGGGTCGTGATCGACGCGACGCGACCCTTCGAGTGGGCCGACAAATTCCCGAGGGTCAACGCTCCCGCTCCCGAGGTCTCGCGGAAGGCGCGCGAGAAGTTCGGCTATCTCCTCGAGTAG
- a CDS encoding cupin domain-containing protein, translating into MDRMPIVDLSERAKALAQSGQRVSVLWQKPDSLAFVARGREYRSEFHINPSDELMYMIQGEMRLHYRTADGKEEIAHLRQGALIYTPAGTPHSPRFPPDAFALIVERQRRPGEVDRFRWYCPQCDALLHEEEFVVDDYAADPVSQAYRRFFESEEFRTCKRCGGVMPAA; encoded by the coding sequence ATGGATCGGATGCCGATCGTCGATCTATCCGAGAGGGCGAAAGCCCTCGCGCAGAGCGGACAGCGCGTGAGCGTTCTCTGGCAGAAGCCCGACTCGCTGGCGTTCGTCGCGCGCGGCCGGGAATACCGCAGCGAATTCCACATCAACCCGAGCGACGAGCTGATGTACATGATCCAGGGGGAGATGCGGCTCCATTACCGCACCGCGGACGGAAAGGAAGAGATCGCTCATCTGCGCCAGGGTGCGCTGATCTACACGCCCGCCGGGACGCCGCACTCTCCGCGCTTTCCTCCCGACGCCTTCGCCCTGATCGTGGAACGGCAGCGCCGCCCGGGCGAAGTGGATCGTTTCCGGTGGTACTGCCCGCAGTGCGACGCTCTCCTCCACGAAGAGGAGTTCGTGGTCGACGACTACGCCGCGGATCCGGTGTCGCAAGCCTACCGGCGCTTCTTCGAGAGCGAGGAGTTCCGGACGTGCAAACGATGCGGCGGCGTCATGCCCGCCGCGTAA
- a CDS encoding universal stress protein — MASRIVVPLRSSDSIEQFLPYLEKLAQPGMKLLFVVRSSRNGIDGLMDQLSVFPSAVRPVVSSGMPRASSIRDQIRSAEGWILPRCEALLKAGVEIEVAVHGGAPSRVVRDFARRPDVHLIVVGRRRGDLRARLERALRLLFRAVEPRRRPPMLVFSASRTAGPAG, encoded by the coding sequence ATGGCGAGCCGAATCGTGGTGCCGTTGAGAAGCTCCGATTCCATCGAGCAGTTTCTTCCATACCTCGAAAAGCTCGCTCAACCGGGGATGAAGCTCCTGTTCGTGGTCCGCTCCAGCCGGAATGGAATCGACGGTCTCATGGATCAGCTTTCGGTTTTTCCCTCGGCCGTCCGGCCGGTGGTTTCGTCGGGAATGCCCCGGGCGAGTTCCATCCGAGACCAGATTCGTTCGGCGGAGGGGTGGATTCTGCCGCGCTGCGAGGCGTTGCTGAAGGCCGGGGTCGAGATCGAGGTGGCTGTGCACGGAGGCGCTCCCAGCAGGGTGGTCCGCGACTTCGCCCGGCGGCCGGATGTGCATCTGATCGTCGTGGGCCGAAGGCGCGGCGATCTCCGGGCGCGGCTCGAGCGGGCGCTGCGGCTTCTTTTTCGCGCAGTCGAGCCGCGGAGGCGGCCGCCGATGCTGGTTTTTTCGGCGAGCCGGACTGCCGGTCCCGCAGGTTGA
- a CDS encoding amidohydrolase family protein, producing the protein MRYCMPPDPNTRTPCFRPPPGACDTHFHIFGPPEEFPFAATREYTPPAAPLEHYRLMASVIGVERGVVVQPSVHGLDVRVTLDAIAKSEGRFLGVARIDDQTANDELKRLKDAGIRGVRFNLLDRPRGNVELDVFERAVEKAAAIGWSVDLHIDPRNLLAHERRIRALPGPVVIDHMARIDPGAGPSQPAFQLLLDLLKDSRFWVKVTGADKLCRTRVHDYFGLPFIDVIPYARAVIAAAPDRVLWGTDWPHSNHFTPGKTPNDGDLVDLLAEFAPDEPTRNRILVENPARLYGFG; encoded by the coding sequence ATGCGCTACTGCATGCCGCCGGACCCCAACACTCGCACGCCGTGCTTCAGGCCGCCGCCGGGCGCCTGCGATACCCACTTCCACATTTTCGGCCCGCCGGAGGAGTTCCCGTTCGCCGCCACCCGCGAATACACGCCCCCCGCCGCGCCACTGGAGCACTACCGGCTGATGGCGAGCGTGATCGGTGTCGAGCGCGGCGTGGTCGTCCAGCCGAGCGTGCACGGGCTCGATGTCCGCGTCACCCTCGACGCCATCGCAAAATCGGAGGGCCGCTTTCTCGGCGTCGCGCGGATCGACGACCAGACCGCGAACGACGAGCTGAAGCGCCTCAAAGACGCCGGCATTCGCGGAGTGCGCTTCAACCTGCTGGACCGTCCGCGCGGCAACGTCGAGCTCGACGTCTTCGAGCGGGCGGTCGAGAAGGCCGCCGCGATCGGCTGGTCCGTCGATCTCCACATCGATCCCAGGAACTTGCTCGCGCACGAGCGGCGAATACGCGCGCTTCCCGGGCCGGTGGTCATCGATCACATGGCGCGCATCGATCCCGGCGCCGGACCGAGCCAGCCGGCTTTTCAGCTGCTTCTCGACCTGCTGAAAGACAGCCGTTTCTGGGTCAAGGTCACCGGCGCGGACAAGCTCTGCCGGACGCGTGTCCACGATTATTTCGGACTTCCCTTCATCGATGTGATCCCGTACGCCCGCGCCGTGATCGCCGCCGCTCCCGACCGGGTTCTCTGGGGAACCGACTGGCCGCACTCCAACCACTTCACCCCGGGAAAAACGCCCAACGACGGAGACCTGGTGGATCTCCTGGCCGAGTTCGCGCCTGACGAGCCGACCAGAAACAGAATCCTGGTCGAGAATCCGGCCCGGCTGTACGGCTTCGGGTAA
- a CDS encoding DUF1329 domain-containing protein, protein MSLTGQGRRVLRRTLLVGGLAACVIADFPCRGIANPPDPGDVIGPHNWSRVQGLVGENLLNRIRSGYTLRIKHPRKYAVPAEYRRATETYSGKVVLGAGGELVNYVAGLPFPNIAPSDPRAGLKLAWNFYWRWLGDDSKTGGAMSGGKIVRVAIERDGSERRADVVHYYLKVRGRVSIASRPSFHGYEHIDWMQLRADEYPRDTSGTTTLEIRYAQPDREDDLYVYVPSIRRVRRSPPIQRCSTLAPSEFTFDDINNFNGKITDFNYRLLGEKKVLGNFFQEHVPFRRRPGDYLPLDETWEVHDTYVLEITPKNPAYCYAKKIVHIDKLNYEALWTMSWDGKGNYWKEQFPFLTPVTLSDGQEVLSVGTVAVVNVLNGRSTLVTATRAYNQGYQPTLFTLATLQTVMRGGAIR, encoded by the coding sequence ATGTCGTTAACGGGACAGGGGCGTCGGGTGCTGCGAAGAACGCTCCTTGTCGGCGGGCTGGCGGCATGCGTGATTGCGGACTTCCCGTGTCGAGGAATCGCTAACCCGCCGGATCCCGGAGACGTCATCGGGCCGCACAACTGGTCCAGGGTCCAGGGGCTGGTCGGAGAGAACCTGCTGAACCGGATCAGATCCGGCTACACCCTTCGCATCAAGCATCCCAGGAAATACGCCGTTCCGGCGGAATACCGGCGGGCCACGGAGACGTATTCCGGAAAGGTCGTTCTCGGGGCCGGCGGGGAGCTCGTCAACTACGTGGCCGGTCTGCCGTTTCCGAACATCGCTCCTTCGGACCCTCGGGCCGGCCTCAAGCTCGCCTGGAACTTCTACTGGCGCTGGCTCGGCGACGATTCCAAGACCGGCGGGGCGATGAGCGGCGGCAAGATCGTCCGCGTCGCGATCGAAAGGGACGGGTCGGAGCGGCGCGCCGACGTGGTTCACTATTATCTGAAGGTCCGGGGGCGGGTGAGCATTGCGAGCCGGCCCTCCTTCCACGGGTACGAGCACATCGACTGGATGCAGCTGCGCGCGGACGAATACCCGCGCGACACCTCCGGTACGACGACCCTCGAGATCCGCTACGCCCAGCCCGACCGGGAGGACGATCTCTACGTCTACGTTCCCAGCATCCGCCGGGTGCGGCGCTCGCCTCCGATCCAGCGGTGCTCGACGCTTGCGCCCAGCGAGTTCACGTTCGACGACATCAACAATTTCAACGGCAAGATCACCGACTTCAACTACCGGCTCCTCGGCGAGAAAAAGGTCCTCGGCAACTTTTTCCAGGAACACGTTCCTTTCCGTCGCAGGCCCGGGGATTACCTGCCGCTCGACGAAACGTGGGAAGTGCACGACACCTACGTTCTCGAGATCACGCCGAAAAATCCCGCTTACTGCTATGCGAAGAAAATCGTCCACATCGATAAACTCAACTACGAGGCGCTCTGGACCATGAGCTGGGACGGCAAGGGGAACTACTGGAAGGAGCAGTTTCCTTTCCTCACGCCGGTGACGCTGTCGGACGGGCAGGAGGTATTGTCGGTCGGCACCGTGGCGGTCGTCAACGTTCTCAACGGCCGCTCGACCCTCGTTACCGCAACGCGAGCCTACAATCAGGGATACCAGCCCACGCTCTTCACGCTGGCGACGCTCCAGACCGTGATGCGGGGCGGGGCGATTCGGTGA
- a CDS encoding alpha/beta hydrolase: MDGGVYKGFRAAELEYQFNPRVSVPEFPQLAQRRSEKSRIIRHSVAHDLDVRYGDSPRQTLDVFPGFGGPVLIFIHGGYWRSGNKEDHCGFVPLFVERGATVALVEYDLCPSVTIGEIVRQIRTAVAWVFRNVARYGADPGRLYVCGHSAGAHLGAMALAHDWAGEGLPADVIKGAALTSGVYDLEVVMRISVNDQVRLTPELAREFDPFRNPPRCGCPVLVAVGGDEPTGWRQMSLDYFEFCRNRGVAAEFLVVPGANHYTVSDRMADPEDPLARAVLRQMGL; this comes from the coding sequence ATGGACGGCGGGGTTTACAAGGGCTTTCGAGCGGCGGAGCTGGAGTACCAGTTCAATCCACGGGTCTCGGTGCCGGAATTCCCGCAACTCGCGCAGCGGCGCTCGGAGAAGAGCCGGATCATCCGCCATTCTGTCGCGCACGACCTCGACGTCCGCTACGGAGACAGCCCGCGGCAGACGCTCGATGTTTTTCCCGGCTTCGGCGGCCCCGTCCTGATCTTCATTCACGGCGGCTACTGGCGCAGCGGCAACAAGGAGGATCACTGCGGCTTCGTGCCCCTGTTCGTGGAGCGCGGAGCCACCGTGGCGCTGGTGGAATACGATCTCTGCCCGTCGGTCACGATCGGCGAGATCGTGCGACAGATCCGGACTGCGGTCGCCTGGGTTTTCCGCAACGTTGCGCGTTATGGAGCGGACCCGGGGAGGCTGTACGTGTGCGGCCACTCCGCCGGCGCGCACCTCGGCGCGATGGCGCTCGCCCACGACTGGGCGGGCGAAGGGCTGCCCGCAGATGTGATCAAGGGAGCCGCGCTCACCTCGGGCGTCTATGATCTCGAGGTGGTAATGCGGATCAGCGTGAACGACCAGGTTCGTCTGACTCCTGAGCTCGCCCGGGAGTTCGACCCCTTCCGCAACCCGCCGCGCTGCGGCTGCCCCGTTCTGGTGGCGGTCGGCGGCGACGAGCCCACGGGCTGGCGGCAGATGTCGCTCGATTATTTTGAATTCTGCAGAAACCGGGGCGTTGCGGCGGAGTTTCTCGTCGTTCCCGGAGCTAACCATTACACGGTTTCCGACCGCATGGCCGACCCCGAGGACCCTCTGGCTCGGGCCGTGCTCCGCCAGATGGGCTTGTAG